Proteins co-encoded in one Schaalia radingae genomic window:
- a CDS encoding DeoR/GlpR family DNA-binding transcription regulator, with product MTRAQHERNSFILDQLAAEGEVSVSTLAVELDVSPVTVRSTLKQLEEDGYLVRTHGGARPTAFRNIRLRQMDRVDAKERIVRAAAAMVRDNDRIMIEAGTTCAMIVRHLAGKRGVQIVTNSVLVFANARSNPQLNITLTGGQFRAESESLTGPLAERSINSFNARIAFLGTDGFTVERGLTTQLVEGGEVATLMRARAEETWLLADSSKYGKSGFVSFMGLDDVTGIITDDDLTADSMKELEEHTRVRAV from the coding sequence ATGACGAGAGCGCAACACGAGCGTAACAGCTTCATTCTCGACCAGCTGGCGGCTGAGGGTGAAGTCTCTGTGAGCACTCTTGCCGTTGAGCTCGATGTCTCTCCAGTTACCGTCCGATCCACCCTCAAACAGCTCGAAGAAGACGGCTACCTGGTCAGGACGCACGGCGGTGCGCGTCCGACCGCGTTCCGCAATATTCGACTGCGCCAGATGGATCGCGTCGACGCAAAAGAGCGCATCGTGCGTGCAGCGGCAGCGATGGTCAGGGACAACGACCGCATCATGATTGAAGCGGGCACGACCTGTGCGATGATCGTTCGGCACCTGGCCGGAAAACGCGGCGTGCAGATTGTCACCAACTCGGTGCTTGTTTTCGCCAACGCTCGCTCGAATCCACAGCTCAACATCACGCTGACGGGTGGCCAGTTCCGCGCTGAATCAGAATCGCTGACCGGACCGCTGGCGGAACGCTCAATTAACTCGTTCAATGCACGCATCGCGTTCCTGGGGACGGACGGATTCACAGTCGAGCGTGGTCTGACAACTCAGCTGGTTGAAGGCGGAGAAGTCGCCACCTTGATGAGGGCGCGTGCAGAAGAGACGTGGCTGCTGGCAGATTCGTCGAAATACGGAAAGAGCGGATTTGTCAGTTTCATGGGACTTGATGACGTCACGGGGATCATTACCGATGATGACCTCACGGCGGACTCGATGAAGGAATTGGAAGAACACACCCGCGTTCGCGCGGTGTAA
- a CDS encoding RbsD/FucU domain-containing protein yields the protein MLYGPMTHPAFLRALAAAGHGSKILLADGNYPHTTGVNERCELISLNLAPGLLGVNEILEVLKRTIPIEKAEIMVPEDDQDTIDIPAHADYKAALLDVEFGEIPRFKFYDAARSEDVGIIVATGDQRLYANLLLTIGVRQPGE from the coding sequence ATGCTGTACGGACCTATGACTCACCCCGCGTTCCTACGCGCACTTGCCGCAGCCGGACACGGCTCGAAGATCTTGCTGGCCGATGGTAACTACCCGCACACCACCGGCGTGAACGAGCGCTGCGAACTGATCTCCCTCAACCTTGCGCCCGGCTTGCTGGGCGTCAACGAGATCCTCGAAGTTCTCAAGCGCACGATCCCGATTGAAAAAGCGGAGATCATGGTGCCTGAGGATGATCAGGACACGATTGACATTCCGGCTCACGCCGACTACAAGGCAGCTTTGCTGGATGTGGAATTCGGTGAGATTCCGCGCTTCAAGTTCTACGACGCGGCTCGAAGTGAGGATGTCGGCATTATTGTGGCGACGGGCGATCAGCGCCTGTACGCGAACTTGCTGCTGACAATCGGCGTGCGCCAGCCTGGTGAGTAG
- a CDS encoding LacI family DNA-binding transcriptional regulator, translating into MSTNPLRVKNGPPAKNKRVSLADVARHAGVSANTVSRVVRGDPEVADSTRANITALLHEMGYRPNYAARALAGKRTGVIHVLMAAPMFHGHGQTLLHVLNAASDAGLSVSISNVYMSDGHVTSNAIPFRVDGIVILGGQDPVIEMAMKLARTTPTTLLLSSETTIDGVSTVSVDNVLGSRVATDHLLRGGVTDIVHLMGPASWNDAHQRRKGFEEACAQSDASLNVEIIECGSWNAVDGFDATYSMGRIPQGIVASNDQIALGAMRAVRELGGELPHDTRVVGFDDEAGAQCFSPPLTTIRQPFDRVGRTAIRQIVDLIAGRPPQDFIIPPELVIRTSSQIVTHYE; encoded by the coding sequence GTGTCCACGAACCCTCTGCGCGTTAAGAACGGACCACCCGCGAAGAACAAGCGAGTCTCGCTCGCAGACGTGGCGCGCCATGCCGGCGTGTCAGCCAACACGGTCTCGCGCGTGGTACGAGGCGACCCTGAAGTCGCAGATTCCACACGAGCGAATATCACCGCGCTGCTCCACGAGATGGGGTACCGGCCGAACTATGCGGCCAGGGCTCTTGCCGGCAAGCGTACAGGGGTCATCCATGTGCTGATGGCGGCGCCGATGTTCCACGGGCACGGCCAGACGTTGCTGCATGTGCTCAACGCTGCCAGCGATGCCGGTCTGAGCGTGTCGATTTCGAATGTCTACATGTCTGACGGGCACGTCACCAGTAACGCGATCCCATTTCGAGTCGACGGAATCGTCATTCTGGGCGGTCAGGACCCCGTCATCGAAATGGCGATGAAGCTGGCTCGCACAACGCCGACGACGCTGCTGCTGTCATCGGAAACGACTATCGATGGCGTATCGACCGTCTCTGTCGATAACGTGCTGGGCTCACGAGTCGCCACCGACCATCTGCTGCGTGGCGGAGTCACTGACATCGTTCACCTGATGGGGCCGGCAAGCTGGAACGACGCACATCAGCGGCGCAAGGGATTCGAAGAAGCGTGTGCGCAGTCCGACGCCTCTTTAAATGTCGAGATCATCGAATGTGGCTCGTGGAATGCGGTGGACGGATTCGATGCCACCTACAGCATGGGGCGCATCCCTCAGGGAATCGTCGCATCCAACGACCAGATTGCGCTGGGCGCCATGCGCGCCGTTCGCGAGCTCGGCGGAGAGCTCCCCCACGACACCCGCGTGGTCGGTTTTGACGATGAGGCGGGCGCGCAGTGCTTCTCGCCGCCGCTCACAACTATTCGACAGCCCTTTGACCGGGTGGGCCGCACGGCGATTCGTCAGATCGTCGACCTCATTGCCGGACGCCCACCGCAGGACTTCATCATTCCCCCCGAACTGGTCATTCGGACCAGCTCCCAAATTGTCACTCACTACGAATGA
- a CDS encoding rhamnulokinase, whose amino-acid sequence MTTALAVDLGSSSGRVVAGRLEGDHIEIHEVHRFSHEAIRRDGSLVWDLERLWDQTVEGLQKAVQEYPDAQSVSVDTWGVDFVALDSDDHPVGPPRAYRDERTARTLEQFRQRIDDEEFFHLTGIAPATINTANQLVALTREEPELAEHIDTVLLLPDYFAWKLSGVKGWSRSICSSSGLCEPGSPRWSDTVFSRLGLPRSWVGDLNDDLTTVGPCTVEGLESLTVVRGGAHDTACAVHGLPVEEGVKAYFLSCGSWSVLGGMLDRPLLTDAAFKLGLTNESRSDGGVRPLFNITGMWILQELQRQWEREGMPTDTDELVAAARTCAPSAHLFDPDDSRFAEPGEMVEKIDTVIREAGGEPPSTKPEYVRLVIESFAQRYARGIDELAQIAGSRPDQLNLVGGGARNHLLCDLTAQAAQLRVVAGPIEASILGSLIAQLEIMGNIASGDRPHIIATTAKTRVHEPSAR is encoded by the coding sequence ATGACCACTGCGCTTGCTGTCGATTTAGGGTCGTCGTCAGGCCGCGTTGTTGCAGGACGCTTGGAAGGCGACCATATTGAGATCCACGAGGTGCATCGGTTCTCACATGAAGCGATCCGACGTGACGGCTCACTGGTGTGGGACCTGGAGCGTTTGTGGGATCAAACCGTTGAAGGTCTGCAGAAAGCCGTCCAGGAATATCCCGACGCACAATCCGTATCTGTGGATACCTGGGGCGTCGACTTCGTCGCGCTGGACAGCGACGATCATCCTGTTGGCCCACCACGCGCCTACCGCGATGAGCGCACGGCACGCACATTGGAACAATTCCGTCAACGCATTGATGATGAAGAATTCTTTCATCTGACGGGAATCGCTCCAGCCACCATCAACACCGCAAACCAGCTCGTTGCACTGACCCGCGAAGAACCGGAACTGGCTGAGCACATCGACACGGTTCTGCTTCTGCCTGATTACTTCGCGTGGAAACTGTCCGGCGTCAAAGGCTGGTCTCGTTCTATCTGCTCCAGCTCAGGACTGTGCGAACCTGGTTCGCCACGCTGGTCAGACACGGTCTTTTCACGCCTTGGTCTTCCCCGTTCATGGGTTGGTGATCTCAACGATGACCTCACCACAGTCGGCCCGTGCACGGTCGAAGGGCTTGAATCGCTCACGGTGGTGCGCGGCGGCGCACACGATACGGCATGTGCAGTCCACGGCCTGCCTGTCGAAGAAGGCGTCAAAGCGTACTTCCTGTCCTGCGGATCATGGTCCGTGCTCGGCGGCATGCTGGACCGCCCGCTGCTCACTGACGCAGCATTCAAACTGGGCCTGACCAATGAATCACGCAGTGACGGAGGAGTTCGTCCGCTGTTCAACATCACCGGCATGTGGATCCTGCAGGAACTCCAGCGTCAGTGGGAGCGCGAAGGGATGCCGACCGACACCGACGAATTGGTGGCCGCTGCGCGCACATGCGCCCCGTCCGCACATCTGTTTGACCCGGATGACTCCCGTTTTGCCGAACCCGGTGAAATGGTTGAAAAGATCGACACCGTGATTCGGGAAGCCGGCGGTGAGCCTCCCTCGACGAAGCCCGAGTACGTACGACTGGTCATTGAATCCTTTGCCCAGCGTTATGCGCGCGGCATTGACGAGCTGGCGCAGATCGCTGGAAGCAGGCCCGACCAACTCAACCTGGTAGGAGGTGGCGCGCGCAACCACCTTCTGTGTGATCTGACCGCGCAGGCCGCTCAGCTGCGTGTCGTGGCCGGCCCGATCGAAGCGTCGATCCTGGGCTCCCTCATCGCGCAACTGGAAATAATGGGGAACATCGCTTCAGGCGACAGGCCCCACATCATTGCAACGACAGCGAAGACCCGTGTCCACGAACCCTCTGCGCGTTAA
- a CDS encoding L-fucose isomerase, which produces MAEHPKIGIRPIIDGRRRGVRESLEDQTMGMAQRLAKLYTDELHYIDGEPVKCIIADTTIGGVSEAIACQKKFDTENVGLTVSVTPCWCYGTETLQMDTRTPHAIWGFNGTERPGAVYLAAALAGHAQLGFPAFGIYGKQVQDADDETIPDDVRGRLLDFAKAGLAVAQMRGEAYLSMGSVAMGIAGSTVKDEFFGPYLGMRNEYIDMSEFYRRINEKIYDEEEYEKALKWMKENFTIGKDYNPEKNQHPERHEDWWETCAKMVLIGHDLMKGNPKLAEKGWAEEAGGHGAIAAGFQGQRQWTDGMPNGDVMETVLNTNFDWNGARQPVGVVATENDSLNGASMLFGYLLTNTPQIFSDVRTYWSPESVKRVTGYELEGHAKDGFLDLRNSGSTTLDGAGKATRDGKPVIKPWWEVTEEDQKAALEATTFHPSGYEYFPGGGWSTHFRTSGEMPVTMCRINLVYGQGPVLQIAEGWTIDLPDEVATTIEQRTDPAWPTTWFAPRLTGEGAFASVYDVMNNWGANHGAISYGHIGAQLITLASMLRIPVNMHNVPEDDIFRPRAWTLFGTADVEGADYRACKNFGPLYR; this is translated from the coding sequence ATGGCTGAACACCCCAAGATCGGCATCCGACCAATTATCGATGGACGTCGCAGGGGAGTGCGTGAAAGCCTCGAAGATCAGACAATGGGCATGGCTCAGCGTCTGGCGAAGCTGTACACGGACGAACTACACTACATCGATGGTGAACCTGTGAAATGCATCATCGCTGACACCACCATTGGTGGCGTTTCCGAAGCCATCGCATGCCAGAAGAAATTCGACACTGAAAACGTTGGTCTGACTGTCTCGGTGACCCCGTGCTGGTGCTACGGCACAGAAACCCTGCAGATGGACACCCGTACCCCGCACGCAATCTGGGGCTTCAACGGCACAGAGCGTCCAGGCGCCGTCTACCTTGCCGCTGCACTGGCAGGACACGCACAACTCGGCTTCCCGGCATTCGGCATCTACGGTAAGCAGGTCCAGGATGCTGACGACGAGACCATCCCCGATGACGTGCGTGGCCGTCTGCTCGACTTTGCGAAGGCAGGTCTGGCTGTGGCACAGATGCGCGGTGAAGCATACCTGTCGATGGGCTCGGTTGCCATGGGCATTGCCGGATCAACGGTCAAGGACGAATTCTTCGGCCCCTACCTTGGCATGCGCAATGAGTACATCGATATGTCCGAGTTCTACCGCCGTATCAACGAGAAGATCTACGACGAAGAAGAGTACGAAAAGGCCCTGAAGTGGATGAAGGAAAACTTCACCATCGGAAAGGACTACAACCCGGAAAAGAACCAGCATCCCGAGCGCCATGAAGATTGGTGGGAAACCTGTGCCAAGATGGTGCTGATCGGCCACGACCTGATGAAAGGCAACCCCAAGCTGGCAGAAAAGGGATGGGCCGAAGAAGCCGGCGGCCATGGTGCAATCGCAGCCGGATTCCAGGGACAGCGTCAGTGGACAGACGGCATGCCCAACGGCGACGTCATGGAAACTGTCCTCAACACCAACTTTGACTGGAACGGCGCACGTCAGCCAGTCGGAGTTGTCGCAACCGAAAATGACTCCCTGAACGGTGCATCCATGCTGTTCGGATATCTGCTGACCAACACCCCGCAGATCTTCTCCGACGTGCGCACCTACTGGAGCCCGGAATCGGTCAAGCGAGTCACCGGCTATGAGCTGGAAGGACACGCAAAGGACGGCTTCCTGGATCTGCGCAACTCCGGCTCGACCACACTGGATGGTGCCGGCAAGGCCACCCGTGACGGCAAGCCTGTCATCAAGCCGTGGTGGGAAGTAACCGAAGAGGACCAGAAGGCAGCCCTTGAGGCAACAACCTTCCACCCCTCAGGGTACGAATACTTCCCCGGTGGTGGGTGGTCAACCCACTTCCGCACCAGCGGCGAAATGCCCGTGACGATGTGCCGTATCAACCTTGTCTACGGACAGGGCCCGGTTCTGCAGATCGCTGAAGGCTGGACCATTGATCTGCCCGACGAAGTCGCCACAACCATTGAGCAGCGCACCGACCCGGCATGGCCGACCACCTGGTTCGCACCGCGTCTGACCGGCGAGGGGGCCTTTGCCTCCGTCTACGACGTGATGAATAACTGGGGCGCCAACCACGGTGCAATCTCATACGGACATATTGGCGCTCAGCTCATCACGCTGGCCTCCATGCTCCGTATCCCGGTTAACATGCATAACGTGCCGGAAGATGATATCTTCCGTCCGCGCGCATGGACACTGTTCGGAACAGCCGACGTTGAAGGCGCGGACTACCGTGCCTGCAAGAACTTCGGACCGCTGTACCGCTGA
- a CDS encoding ABC transporter substrate-binding protein — translation MRPIGRIVSLIAAGAMALGMTACSSGGGDTNAASGDAGATQSGESAGGAASGETIYLVSKGFQHRFWQAVKEGAMQAGEEFGYKVEFIGPANEQAITEQLQQLQTALDTKPAAIGFAALDSEAAAPILEQIKAANIPVVAFDSGVESDIPVTTVQTDNKAAAAEAAKHLAELVGHKGKVALVCHDDTSQTGKDRCAGYQEYMAENEPDIELLDPQIGGEVGVAADVAKSILTANPDVVGIGATNEASAIGTMQGVTESGNAGKVQMVGIDSGKAQLESVRSGVQAGAVTQAPVKMGYETVKAAIAAIKGEELPKIIDSGFAWYDKTNMDDPDIKANLYE, via the coding sequence ATGCGCCCAATTGGACGTATCGTGAGCCTCATTGCCGCTGGGGCAATGGCATTGGGAATGACCGCTTGCTCATCAGGCGGCGGCGACACAAACGCCGCTTCCGGCGACGCCGGTGCAACACAGAGCGGTGAAAGCGCCGGCGGTGCTGCCAGCGGTGAAACCATCTACCTCGTCTCGAAAGGCTTCCAGCACCGCTTCTGGCAGGCAGTGAAGGAAGGCGCAATGCAGGCAGGTGAAGAATTCGGCTACAAGGTTGAATTCATCGGACCCGCCAACGAGCAAGCCATCACTGAGCAGCTCCAGCAGCTCCAGACCGCACTGGACACCAAGCCTGCTGCAATCGGATTTGCAGCACTGGATTCAGAAGCTGCCGCCCCGATCCTCGAGCAGATCAAGGCCGCCAACATTCCGGTGGTCGCATTCGACTCCGGCGTTGAGTCCGACATTCCGGTGACAACCGTTCAGACGGACAACAAGGCCGCTGCCGCTGAAGCCGCCAAGCACCTGGCGGAACTCGTGGGCCACAAGGGCAAGGTTGCTCTGGTCTGCCACGATGACACCTCCCAGACCGGTAAGGACCGCTGCGCCGGATACCAGGAATACATGGCTGAGAATGAACCTGACATCGAACTGCTCGATCCCCAGATCGGCGGCGAGGTCGGTGTGGCAGCTGACGTTGCCAAGAGCATTCTGACTGCCAACCCGGATGTTGTAGGTATTGGCGCAACGAACGAAGCATCAGCCATCGGCACGATGCAGGGTGTGACCGAATCCGGCAACGCCGGCAAGGTTCAGATGGTTGGTATCGACTCCGGTAAGGCACAGCTCGAATCCGTTCGCAGCGGCGTGCAGGCCGGCGCTGTGACTCAGGCTCCAGTCAAGATGGGATACGAAACTGTCAAGGCTGCAATTGCAGCCATCAAGGGTGAAGAACTGCCCAAGATCATTGACTCCGGTTTCGCCTGGTATGACAAGACCAATATGGACGATCCTGACATTAAGGCCAACCTCTACGAGTGA
- a CDS encoding ABC transporter permease: MSTEVETKDQASEKSNSKVVTFLKSSIQQLFAFAALILIYIYFLFAAPNFASIGVFMNVLMAASAIGVMALGATFIIATGGIDLSVGTGMTLTAVSAGLLMGSPESGYLGLPVGIGLLLVLVVGAVIGLVNGFNVAFLGIPPFIATLAMMMAANGLSLILSGKSSIKIPSPFYYNLSNGKLIGSLPNAALIFIILTVIASILLTRTVLGRYALSMGSNIEATRLSGVNVRFWTLMVYIAAGIFTAIGGILYSARFGFAQPAEGLGLELQAIAAVVIGGTSLAGGRATIIGTFIGALLMNTLTTGLQMMGVAKEWQLVVTGLVILLAVFIDNVRRARAQAV, from the coding sequence GTGAGCACCGAGGTTGAAACGAAAGACCAAGCGTCAGAAAAGTCCAACAGCAAAGTCGTGACTTTCCTGAAGTCATCAATTCAGCAGCTTTTCGCATTCGCTGCACTGATCCTGATTTACATTTACTTCCTGTTCGCAGCCCCGAACTTCGCATCCATTGGCGTGTTCATGAACGTCCTGATGGCAGCTTCTGCAATCGGCGTCATGGCGCTGGGTGCAACGTTCATCATCGCCACCGGCGGCATCGACCTGTCAGTGGGCACCGGCATGACGCTGACAGCAGTGTCGGCAGGTCTGCTGATGGGCTCACCCGAATCCGGATACCTCGGGCTGCCCGTCGGTATCGGCTTGCTGCTCGTCCTGGTGGTCGGCGCAGTGATCGGACTGGTCAACGGGTTTAACGTGGCGTTCCTGGGTATTCCTCCCTTCATCGCCACACTGGCCATGATGATGGCAGCCAACGGTCTGTCACTGATTCTGTCGGGTAAGAGCTCGATCAAGATCCCCTCGCCGTTCTACTACAACCTGTCGAACGGCAAACTGATCGGCTCCCTGCCCAACGCAGCGTTGATCTTCATTATCTTGACTGTCATCGCATCGATCCTGCTGACGCGCACGGTCCTGGGCCGCTACGCGCTGTCGATGGGATCGAACATCGAAGCCACACGCCTGTCAGGCGTGAACGTGCGCTTCTGGACCTTGATGGTGTACATCGCAGCCGGTATCTTCACGGCCATCGGCGGCATTCTGTACTCAGCACGATTCGGATTCGCACAACCTGCTGAAGGTCTCGGACTCGAGTTGCAGGCAATCGCAGCGGTCGTCATCGGCGGTACCTCACTTGCCGGTGGTCGCGCCACAATCATCGGTACGTTCATTGGTGCGCTGCTGATGAACACTCTGACGACAGGTCTGCAGATGATGGGTGTTGCAAAGGAATGGCAGCTCGTGGTGACCGGCCTGGTCATCCTGCTGGCAGTCTTTATCGATAACGTCCGCCGAGCCCGTGCTCAGGCAGTGTAA